A stretch of the Ensifer sp. PDNC004 genome encodes the following:
- the gap gene encoding type I glyceraldehyde-3-phosphate dehydrogenase, with the protein MTVKVAINGFGRIGRNVLRAIVESGRTDIEVVAINDLGPVETNAHLLRYDSIHGRFPAEVKVEGDTITINGGKPIKVTAIKDPATLPHKELGIDIAMECTGIFTARDKAAAHLTAGAKRVIVSAPADGADLTVVYGVNHDQLTKDHLVISNASCTTNCLVPVVKVLNDTIGISHGFMTTIHSYTNDQPSLDQMHKDLYRARAAALSMIPTSTGAAKAVGLVLPELKGKLDGTSIRVPTPNVSVVDFKFVAKRNTSVEEITNAIKAASNGALKGVLGYTEEPLVSRDFNHDSHSSIFAIDQTKVVEGNFVRILTWYDNEWGFSNRMADTAVAFAKLI; encoded by the coding sequence ATGACAGTGAAAGTCGCCATCAACGGTTTTGGCCGCATCGGCCGCAACGTGCTCCGCGCCATCGTCGAATCCGGCCGCACCGACATCGAAGTCGTTGCGATCAACGACCTCGGCCCCGTTGAGACCAACGCTCACCTGCTGCGCTATGACTCGATCCACGGTCGCTTCCCGGCCGAGGTCAAGGTCGAAGGCGACACGATCACCATCAACGGCGGCAAGCCGATCAAGGTGACCGCGATCAAGGATCCGGCAACGCTGCCGCACAAGGAACTCGGCATCGACATCGCGATGGAATGCACCGGCATCTTCACCGCGCGCGACAAGGCTGCAGCCCACCTGACGGCCGGCGCCAAGCGCGTCATCGTCTCGGCCCCGGCCGACGGCGCCGACCTGACGGTCGTCTACGGTGTCAACCACGACCAGCTGACCAAGGACCACCTGGTCATCTCCAACGCATCCTGCACGACGAACTGCCTGGTTCCGGTCGTCAAGGTCCTGAACGATACCATCGGCATCAGCCACGGCTTCATGACCACGATCCACTCCTACACCAACGACCAGCCGTCGCTCGACCAGATGCACAAGGATCTGTACCGCGCCCGCGCTGCCGCTCTGTCGATGATCCCGACCTCGACCGGTGCCGCCAAGGCCGTTGGCCTGGTTCTGCCGGAACTGAAGGGCAAGCTCGACGGCACGTCGATCCGCGTCCCGACCCCGAACGTCTCCGTCGTCGACTTCAAGTTCGTCGCCAAGCGCAACACCTCGGTCGAGGAAATCACCAACGCCATCAAGGCCGCCTCCAACGGCGCGCTCAAGGGCGTTCTGGGCTACACGGAAGAGCCGCTCGTTTCGCGCGACTTCAACCATGACAGCCACTCCTCGATCTTCGCGATCGACCAGACCAAGGTCGTCGAAGGCAACTTCGTGCGTATCCTCACCTGGTACGACAACGAGTGGGGCTTCTCGAACCGCATGGCCGACACGGCGGTCGCGTTCGCCAAGCTCATCTAA
- the tkt gene encoding transketolase: MISREKHDRMANAIRFLSMDAVEKANSGHPGLPMGAADIATVLFTRYLSFDPKNPSWPNRDRFVLSAGHGSMLLYSLLYLTGYEDISIDEIKNFRQLGARTAGHPEYGHAAGIETTTGPLGQGIANAVGMAIAERKLRDEFGSDLMEHYTYVLAGDGCLMEGISQEAISLAGHLKLNKLIVFWDDNNISIDGPISIADSTDQHARFRASNWNTIAVDGHDPDAIAAAIDQAQKSDKPTMIAAKTTIGFGAPNKAGTHKVHGSPLGAEEIAATRKALGWEAEAFVVPSDVLDAWRLAGLRSTKARKEWEDRLEKSEAEKKAQFVRRFSGELEGRLSSAIDDYKKKLAETKPSPATRKASEDALEVINGVLAETIGGSADLTGSNNTKTSQTKSITPDDFSGRYIHWGVREHGMAAAMNGMALHGGVIPYSGGFLIFSDYCRPSIRLAALMGIRVIHVLTHDSIGLGEDGPTHQPVEHMAALRAIPNLLMFRPADATETAECWQLALESHNRPSGIALTRQNLMAVRTEYEEENLCARGAYDLISAADAKVTIFATGSEVEIAVKACQTLTAKGISTRVVSVPCFELFAEQSEDYQQAIIGNSPVKIAVEAGIRQGWDHFIGSDGTFIGMSSFGASGPYKELYKHFGITPEAVVAAAETKLA; the protein is encoded by the coding sequence ATGATCTCTCGCGAAAAACACGACCGGATGGCAAATGCGATCCGTTTCCTCTCCATGGATGCCGTCGAGAAGGCAAATTCCGGCCACCCTGGCCTGCCCATGGGTGCAGCCGACATAGCGACAGTCCTCTTTACGCGCTATCTGAGCTTTGACCCCAAGAATCCGTCCTGGCCAAACCGCGACCGCTTCGTGCTGTCGGCCGGCCACGGCTCGATGCTGCTCTATTCGCTGCTCTATTTGACGGGCTACGAAGACATCTCCATCGACGAGATCAAGAACTTCCGCCAGCTCGGCGCCCGCACCGCCGGCCACCCGGAATACGGCCACGCCGCCGGCATCGAGACGACCACCGGTCCGCTCGGCCAGGGCATTGCCAACGCCGTCGGCATGGCGATCGCAGAGCGCAAGCTGCGTGACGAATTCGGCTCCGACCTGATGGAGCACTATACCTACGTGCTCGCCGGTGACGGCTGCCTCATGGAAGGCATCAGCCAGGAAGCGATTTCGCTCGCCGGCCACCTGAAGCTCAACAAGCTGATCGTCTTCTGGGACGACAACAACATCTCGATCGACGGCCCGATCTCGATCGCCGACTCGACCGACCAGCACGCCCGCTTCCGCGCCTCCAACTGGAACACCATTGCCGTCGACGGCCATGATCCGGACGCGATCGCCGCTGCGATCGACCAGGCGCAGAAGTCCGACAAGCCGACCATGATCGCGGCTAAGACGACGATCGGTTTCGGCGCACCGAACAAGGCCGGCACCCACAAGGTTCACGGCTCGCCGCTCGGCGCCGAGGAAATCGCCGCCACCCGCAAGGCGCTCGGCTGGGAAGCCGAAGCTTTCGTCGTTCCCTCCGACGTGCTCGACGCCTGGCGTCTGGCCGGCCTGCGCTCCACCAAGGCGCGCAAGGAGTGGGAAGACCGTCTTGAAAAGAGCGAGGCCGAGAAGAAGGCCCAGTTCGTTCGCCGCTTCTCCGGCGAACTCGAAGGCCGCCTCTCCTCGGCCATCGACGACTACAAGAAGAAGCTCGCCGAAACCAAGCCGTCGCCGGCAACCCGCAAGGCTTCCGAGGACGCGCTCGAAGTCATCAACGGCGTTCTGGCCGAAACCATCGGCGGCTCGGCTGACCTGACCGGCTCGAACAACACCAAGACGAGCCAGACCAAGTCGATCACCCCTGACGACTTCTCCGGCCGCTACATCCATTGGGGCGTTCGCGAGCACGGCATGGCCGCTGCCATGAACGGCATGGCGCTGCATGGCGGCGTCATCCCCTATTCCGGTGGCTTCCTGATCTTCTCGGACTACTGCCGTCCGTCGATCCGCCTGGCTGCCCTGATGGGCATCCGCGTCATCCACGTGCTAACGCACGATTCCATCGGCCTTGGCGAAGACGGCCCGACGCACCAGCCGGTCGAGCACATGGCAGCGCTGCGCGCCATCCCGAACCTGTTGATGTTCCGCCCGGCCGACGCCACGGAAACGGCCGAGTGCTGGCAGCTGGCGCTCGAAAGCCACAACCGTCCGTCCGGCATCGCGCTGACGCGCCAGAACCTGATGGCCGTTCGCACCGAGTACGAAGAAGAGAACCTGTGCGCCCGCGGCGCCTACGACCTGATCTCGGCCGCCGACGCCAAGGTCACGATCTTCGCCACCGGCTCGGAAGTCGAAATCGCCGTCAAGGCCTGCCAGACGCTGACCGCCAAGGGCATCTCGACCCGCGTCGTCTCCGTTCCCTGCTTCGAGCTTTTCGCCGAGCAGAGCGAAGACTACCAGCAGGCGATCATCGGCAACTCGCCGGTCAAGATCGCCGTCGAAGCCGGCATCCGTCAGGGCTGGGATCACTTCATCGGCAGCGATGGCACCTTCATCGGCATGTCGAGCTTCGGCGCTTCCGGCCCCTATAAGGAGCTTTACAAGCACTTCGGCATCACGCCTGAGGCGGTGGTTGCCGCCGCGGAAACGAAGCTCGCCTGA
- a CDS encoding DUF4164 domain-containing protein, producing the protein MPAKTVKAAIDELRNAVQSLENAIDGRFDRERDFSEFEGEVRRVNTDRSRLAQELDQSQFRANRLEEVNREVSRRLVTAMETIRAVLDR; encoded by the coding sequence ATGCCGGCAAAGACTGTCAAAGCGGCGATCGACGAACTGCGAAACGCAGTGCAATCCCTGGAGAATGCGATCGACGGTCGGTTTGACAGGGAGCGGGACTTCAGCGAGTTCGAGGGCGAGGTGCGACGCGTCAACACCGACCGGTCGCGACTGGCGCAGGAACTCGATCAGTCGCAGTTCCGGGCAAACCGGCTCGAGGAGGTCAACCGTGAGGTTTCCCGTCGCCTCGTGACGGCGATGGAAACCATTCGGGCGGTGCTCGACCGCTAG
- a CDS encoding cell division protein ZapA has protein sequence MAQVTVSIDGKAYRMACEEGQEDHLIELATNFDQYVGHLKTQFGEIGDLRLTVMAGIMVMDELSEVNRRLKNLEAEVGNLTNGRDAALSDQLKNEEALASALSEVTQQIHGIAAKLNGRPTTPSS, from the coding sequence ATGGCGCAGGTGACAGTTTCGATCGACGGCAAGGCCTATCGCATGGCCTGCGAGGAAGGGCAGGAAGATCATCTGATCGAGCTTGCCACCAATTTCGATCAGTATGTCGGACACCTCAAGACCCAGTTTGGCGAGATCGGCGATCTGCGCCTGACCGTCATGGCCGGCATCATGGTCATGGACGAGCTCAGCGAGGTCAATCGCCGGCTGAAGAACCTCGAAGCCGAGGTCGGCAACCTGACGAATGGGCGCGACGCCGCGCTTTCGGATCAGCTGAAGAACGAGGAGGCGCTGGCCTCGGCGCTCAGCGAAGTGACCCAGCAGATCCACGGTATCGCCGCCAAGCTGAACGGCCGCCCCACGACGCCGTCGAGCTGA
- a CDS encoding LysR family transcriptional regulator, with product MVDAMPLPLDSDLLRTFLAVVDTSSVTRAADIVGRTQSAVSMQIRKLEDVLGDALFERHSRGVVLTPQGLRLVDNARRIVTLLDDTAAALRQPALDGAVRIGLPEEYINSTLPKALGSFAAIHPGVEVTVQQGASMTNVAALEAGEIDLAVVFEPGGKTRNEVLMMDPTVWVTSEQHRTDERRPVPIATYTYLEGGWCDDLAQRNLRKCRIDNRVAYVSRTSGGLMAAVVSGLAIAPLARSSIPSGCRELTADDGYTVIDHSNVVLRISKAGNGKDRIVEAMADAIRRAFAGD from the coding sequence ATGGTTGACGCCATGCCCCTCCCGCTTGATAGCGATCTGCTCAGAACCTTTCTCGCAGTTGTCGATACCAGCAGCGTCACGCGCGCCGCAGACATCGTCGGGCGTACCCAGTCGGCCGTCAGCATGCAGATCAGGAAGCTCGAGGATGTGCTCGGCGACGCCCTGTTCGAGCGCCATTCGCGCGGTGTGGTGCTGACTCCGCAAGGACTGCGGCTCGTCGACAATGCCAGGCGCATCGTCACCCTGCTCGACGACACCGCCGCCGCGCTGCGTCAGCCGGCGCTCGACGGCGCCGTTCGGATCGGGCTGCCCGAGGAATACATCAACTCGACCTTGCCGAAAGCGCTGGGGAGTTTCGCGGCCATCCACCCGGGCGTCGAAGTGACCGTGCAGCAGGGCGCCTCGATGACCAATGTCGCGGCACTGGAGGCGGGAGAGATCGACCTTGCCGTCGTCTTCGAGCCCGGCGGAAAGACGAGGAACGAGGTGCTGATGATGGATCCGACCGTCTGGGTGACGTCGGAGCAGCACCGGACCGACGAGCGCCGTCCGGTACCGATCGCGACCTATACCTATCTTGAAGGCGGCTGGTGCGACGACCTTGCCCAGCGCAATTTGAGGAAATGCCGCATCGACAACCGCGTCGCCTATGTCAGCCGCACCAGCGGTGGCCTGATGGCGGCGGTGGTGTCCGGCCTTGCCATCGCGCCACTTGCCCGCAGCAGCATCCCGTCCGGCTGCCGCGAACTGACGGCCGATGACGGCTACACCGTGATCGACCACTCGAATGTCGTGCTGCGGATTTCAAAGGCCGGGAACGGCAAGGACCGGATCGTCGAGGCCATGGCCGACGCCATCCGCCGGGCTTTTGCCGGGGACTGA
- a CDS encoding transcriptional regulator gives MKELEPLELRCLTLAARGRTRQDMMRETDIPLDRIDRALEDAMRKLQAGNLAEAVFRAARLDLIS, from the coding sequence ATGAAAGAACTCGAACCGTTGGAACTGCGTTGCCTGACGCTCGCCGCCCGCGGCCGCACGCGCCAGGACATGATGCGCGAAACCGATATTCCCCTCGACCGGATCGACCGGGCGCTGGAAGACGCCATGCGCAAGCTGCAGGCCGGCAATCTGGCCGAAGCCGTCTTTCGTGCCGCAAGGCTCGATCTCATCTCGTAA